One genomic region from Halomicrobium zhouii encodes:
- the cheA gene encoding chemotaxis protein CheA yields the protein MDDQYLDAFIRESEEAITALNNSLLDLESDPSDTEAMEDIFRRAHTLKGNFGAMGFDDGADLAHAIEDLLDEMRQDQMAVTPEVMDLIFAGVDQIEAIVSGIEDEGEADVDTDPIVAELRTVLDEGVEAVEGDDAAEIDTTGGVTAGGDTADAGSADSASGETGDTVDADALPAIDPESVDGRVVRASVDIGDSEMAGVDSMLALEGIEDSLEILACSPDREAVENGEFDDEFACFVAAEDADTAAAVLDEVGKIESFDVTDVTDDVAAQQSDSADADTGTADADATADHKVDEIKSVRVDVDQLDDLHGLVEQLVTSRIKLRRAIDEDDLTAAGENLNELDKITANLQNTVMDMRLIPLKKVVGKFPRLVRDLSRELDKEIEFTIEGEDIELDRTILTEISDPLMHILRNSVDHGIESPAEREAAGKPRTGQIELRASRERDHVIIEVADDGAGLDVEAIEAKAIEKGVRSADELETMSDSAIYDLVFHPGFSTAEEITDTSGRGVGMDVVHDTVTQLDGSVSVDSTPGEGTTVSLRLPVTMAIVKVLFVQVGDEEYGIPLKNVDEITRSNDVKHVNGREVIKHNDEIYPIIQLGETFDVPGETKNGDGMLVRVRESERQVALHCDSVNSQEEVVVKPLEGILSGTAGLSGTAVLGDGNIVHILDVVTL from the coding sequence ATGGACGACCAGTATCTAGACGCGTTTATCCGCGAGAGCGAAGAGGCGATCACGGCGTTGAACAACTCCCTGCTCGATCTCGAGTCCGATCCGTCGGACACCGAGGCGATGGAGGACATCTTCCGGCGGGCCCACACCCTCAAGGGGAACTTCGGGGCGATGGGCTTCGACGACGGGGCCGACCTGGCCCACGCCATCGAGGACCTGCTCGACGAGATGCGCCAGGACCAGATGGCAGTCACGCCCGAGGTGATGGACCTGATCTTCGCCGGCGTCGACCAGATCGAAGCCATCGTCTCCGGCATCGAGGACGAGGGCGAGGCCGACGTCGACACGGACCCGATCGTCGCCGAACTCCGGACCGTCCTCGACGAGGGCGTCGAGGCCGTCGAGGGAGACGACGCGGCAGAGATCGACACGACCGGCGGCGTCACCGCCGGCGGCGACACAGCCGACGCGGGGTCGGCCGACTCGGCGTCTGGTGAGACCGGCGACACCGTCGACGCCGACGCGTTGCCGGCCATCGATCCCGAGAGCGTGGACGGCCGGGTCGTCCGGGCGTCCGTCGACATCGGTGACTCGGAGATGGCCGGCGTCGACTCGATGCTCGCGCTCGAAGGGATCGAAGACTCACTCGAAATTCTGGCCTGTTCGCCCGACCGAGAAGCCGTCGAGAACGGCGAGTTCGACGACGAGTTCGCCTGCTTCGTCGCGGCCGAGGACGCGGACACCGCCGCCGCGGTCCTCGACGAGGTCGGGAAGATCGAATCCTTCGACGTGACCGACGTCACCGACGACGTCGCGGCCCAGCAGTCCGACAGCGCCGACGCTGACACCGGAACTGCCGACGCCGACGCCACCGCGGACCACAAGGTCGACGAGATCAAGTCCGTCCGCGTGGACGTCGACCAGCTCGACGACCTCCACGGCCTGGTCGAACAACTCGTCACCAGCCGGATCAAGCTCCGGCGGGCCATCGACGAGGACGACCTGACGGCCGCCGGCGAGAACCTCAACGAACTCGACAAGATCACCGCGAACCTCCAGAACACGGTGATGGACATGCGACTCATCCCGCTGAAGAAGGTCGTTGGGAAGTTCCCGCGACTGGTCCGGGACCTCTCGCGCGAGCTGGACAAGGAGATCGAGTTCACCATCGAGGGCGAGGACATCGAACTCGACCGGACGATCCTCACCGAGATCTCCGACCCGTTGATGCACATCCTGCGGAACTCGGTCGACCACGGGATCGAATCGCCAGCGGAGCGTGAGGCCGCGGGCAAGCCCCGAACCGGCCAGATCGAACTTCGTGCGTCGCGCGAACGCGACCACGTCATCATCGAGGTGGCCGACGACGGCGCGGGTCTCGATGTGGAGGCCATCGAGGCCAAGGCCATCGAGAAGGGCGTCCGGTCGGCGGACGAACTGGAGACCATGAGCGACTCGGCCATCTACGACCTCGTGTTCCACCCCGGCTTTTCGACGGCCGAGGAGATCACCGACACCAGCGGTCGCGGCGTCGGGATGGACGTCGTCCACGACACCGTCACGCAGCTCGACGGGTCGGTCAGCGTCGACTCGACGCCCGGCGAGGGGACGACGGTGTCGCTCCGGCTCCCCGTGACGATGGCCATCGTGAAGGTGCTGTTCGTCCAGGTCGGCGACGAGGAGTACGGCATCCCGCTGAAGAACGTCGACGAGATCACCCGCTCGAACGACGTCAAGCACGTCAACGGCCGCGAGGTCATCAAGCACAACGACGAGATCTACCCGATCATCCAGCTCGGCGAGACGTTCGACGTCCCCGGCGAGACGAAGAACGGGGACGGCATGCTCGTCCGGGTTCGAGAGTCCGAGCGCCAGGTGGCGCTCCACTGCGACTCCGTCAACAGTCAGGAAGAGGTCGTCGTCAAGCCACTGGAAGGGATCCTCAGCGGGACGGCCGGGCTCTCCGGGACGGCGGTGCTCGGCGACGGCAACATCGTCCACATCCTCGACGTGGTTACCCTATGA
- a CDS encoding protein-glutamate methylesterase/protein-glutamine glutaminase, with amino-acid sequence MTGGRTSVVVADDSHFMRSVISDILETGGLEVVAEARNGREAVDAVRDHRPDVVTMDVEMPEMNGIEAVERIMADSPTPVVMLSAHTDENADVTFEALDKGAVDFFTKPGGEVSMEMSRLRDQLVEIVTTVAQVDVARSHGDESRSHAETGTAASYAADPTVIIGSSTGGPKMVERVLSELPLDADLRVLVVQHMPEGFTGRFAERIDARSAYDVREATDGARIGGGEALVAAGDSHMRVKNYRNGRLRVKLTDDPPVNSVRPAVDVTMETAAATVDDVLVGVILTGMGEDGADGICRIKETGGHTVAQDEATSAVYGMPKRAVETGCVDSVLPIGDVSAGVVDAITREVT; translated from the coding sequence ATGACCGGTGGTCGTACCAGCGTCGTCGTCGCAGACGACTCCCACTTCATGCGGAGCGTCATCTCGGACATCCTCGAGACGGGCGGCCTCGAGGTCGTCGCCGAGGCGCGCAACGGCCGGGAGGCCGTCGACGCCGTCAGGGACCACCGACCGGACGTCGTCACGATGGACGTCGAGATGCCGGAGATGAACGGCATCGAGGCGGTCGAACGGATCATGGCCGACTCCCCGACGCCGGTCGTGATGCTGTCGGCCCACACCGACGAGAACGCCGACGTGACGTTCGAGGCCCTCGACAAGGGGGCAGTGGACTTCTTCACCAAGCCCGGCGGCGAGGTGTCGATGGAGATGTCGCGCCTGAGAGACCAGCTCGTCGAGATCGTGACGACGGTCGCCCAGGTCGACGTCGCCCGAAGTCACGGGGACGAGTCCCGGTCGCACGCCGAGACCGGCACCGCCGCATCGTACGCGGCCGACCCGACGGTCATCATCGGCTCCTCGACGGGCGGACCGAAGATGGTCGAGCGCGTGCTCTCGGAACTGCCGCTGGACGCGGACCTGCGGGTCCTCGTCGTCCAGCACATGCCCGAGGGGTTCACCGGGCGGTTCGCCGAGCGCATCGACGCCCGGAGTGCGTACGACGTCCGCGAGGCGACCGACGGGGCCCGGATCGGCGGCGGCGAGGCGCTCGTCGCCGCCGGCGACAGCCACATGCGCGTGAAGAACTACCGGAACGGCCGACTTCGCGTCAAACTCACCGACGACCCGCCGGTCAACAGCGTCCGGCCGGCCGTCGACGTGACGATGGAGACGGCGGCGGCGACCGTCGACGACGTGCTCGTCGGCGTGATCCTCACCGGCATGGGCGAGGACGGCGCCGACGGGATCTGTCGGATCAAGGAGACCGGCGGGCACACGGTGGCCCAGGACGAGGCCACGTCCGCCGTCTACGGCATGCCGAAACGGGCCGTCGAGACGGGCTGTGTCGACAGCGTCCTGCCCATCGGTGACGTCTCCGCGGGCGTCGTCGACGCGATCACGCGGGAGGTAACCTGA
- a CDS encoding chemotaxis protein CheW codes for MSGTKGQVLEFELGEETYCVSIDYVTEIVDVGDLTQVPNAPKHVEGVMDLRGRTTSIVNPKTIFDIDGDGAEQRVVVFDPSIVADQSAAGWLVDEVYQVVQVDPENVDASPGQGSGGSIRGVVKRDDEFVIWVDPAAVHAA; via the coding sequence ATGTCAGGAACGAAGGGCCAGGTGCTCGAATTCGAACTGGGCGAGGAAACGTACTGCGTCAGCATCGACTACGTCACCGAGATCGTCGACGTCGGCGACCTGACGCAGGTACCGAACGCACCGAAACACGTCGAGGGCGTGATGGACCTGCGCGGGCGGACGACGTCCATCGTCAATCCGAAGACGATCTTCGACATCGACGGGGACGGCGCCGAACAGCGCGTCGTCGTCTTCGACCCCTCTATCGTCGCCGACCAGTCCGCCGCAGGCTGGCTCGTCGACGAGGTTTACCAGGTCGTCCAGGTCGACCCCGAGAACGTCGACGCCTCGCCCGGCCAGGGGAGCGGCGGATCGATACGCGGCGTCGTCAAGCGGGACGACGAGTTCGTCATCTGGGTCGACCCCGCGGCGGTTCACGCCGCCTGA
- a CDS encoding CheR family methyltransferase, producing MSADDDRTFRKLLGYIESELEFQSDFYNDAYLDRRITARMRRTNSDSYATYQRLLERDEGEHEELLDSLSINVTGFFRNPDAWEHLRPVLRELTDEHRSVKLWSAPAADGREPYSAAMLALDDPQIDASRISILGTDINADILREARAASYETSKTTDIAEELEPLDDYAEYIDRDEDSFTVRERVRRMVEFEQHDLIRGEPKRDFDLVFCRNLLIYIDSEYKVPIFETIRDSLREGGYLMIGMTETLPAACRDSFEAVDKQHRIYRKT from the coding sequence ATGAGCGCGGACGACGACCGCACGTTCCGGAAACTGCTGGGCTACATCGAGTCCGAACTGGAGTTCCAGTCGGACTTCTACAACGACGCGTACCTCGACAGGCGCATCACCGCGCGGATGCGCCGGACGAACAGCGACTCCTACGCGACCTACCAGCGATTGCTCGAACGCGACGAGGGCGAACACGAGGAGCTCCTGGACTCGCTATCGATCAACGTCACCGGCTTCTTCCGGAACCCGGATGCCTGGGAGCACCTCCGACCAGTGTTGCGAGAACTCACCGACGAGCACCGGAGCGTCAAACTCTGGAGCGCCCCCGCGGCGGACGGCCGCGAACCGTACTCCGCCGCGATGCTCGCGCTGGACGACCCCCAGATCGACGCCAGCCGAATTTCCATACTCGGGACGGACATCAACGCCGACATCCTGCGGGAGGCCCGGGCGGCCAGCTACGAGACGTCGAAGACGACGGACATCGCGGAGGAGCTCGAACCGCTCGACGACTACGCCGAGTACATCGACCGGGACGAGGACTCCTTCACCGTCCGCGAGCGGGTCAGGCGGATGGTCGAGTTCGAGCAACACGACCTCATCCGCGGCGAGCCCAAGCGGGACTTCGATCTGGTGTTCTGCCGGAACCTCCTGATCTACATCGATTCGGAGTACAAGGTCCCCATCTTCGAGACCATCCGCGACTCGCTTCGCGAGGGCGGCTACCTCATGATCGGCATGACCGAGACGCTGCCGGCGGCCTGCCGTGACTCCTTCGAAGCGGTGGACAAACAGCACCGGATCTACCGGAAAACATGA